A single window of Drosophila suzukii chromosome 3, CBGP_Dsuzu_IsoJpt1.0, whole genome shotgun sequence DNA harbors:
- the Efa6 gene encoding PH and SEC7 domain-containing protein isoform X1 codes for MSEELKVVLRRSEQHSGFGFSLLGTTGPPHVIYDIVENSPAADCGAVEAGDVILKVNGTDVHRYTTKEVLKCLRLSEQLVTLELKRDPKLKARIKEQLANTQSPHYVDIESPNIYDYHSNSTNSSPNHRANAGGKGAATTTPSQSGLRYKSPTHLPSLRQNSSPLLASGSTTTTTTATHTHTHSRNSSASSTKIKVVETSITTSTTGIVGLASPTGSAGGGVCGGEATSPTFRPSRIPQALTKCAVPKPVPVLHSPQNKRPRPSQIPTKAANGNGNGHTAQLPPQSLQHSNSYSGSPVTRQRFTDREQEREPEPNSAPPQPAKAPRFEAYMMTGDLILNLSRTPQTSNPLPAQAKKVDSLRDSPSRLVNARINGALAPRASGESSPTSSSSVDSPTNTSSDSVKREAKLLRKQQQQQQQQQQQQQPHQQQQQRDSINNSYNRKDSLTNDTLLMCEELEPDEEGEYVLEEDNKQQRQRQQQHRYRQQQNQQRYEYYQNDDELEEQEEVEEREEDQTHYDITNIDTYQSGMGRGDEDDSDRQCLVDDDDDDDAYDEEENDAGDEDYSTNSLGSGSAKQRLRALKQRTATRQQQRNRDAVDCAGRSGSGSSSTTVKSEAGGLGLDETSFSVPTSPISLSTPLIDKETANSVPTSPEPSSLVPESSSGAGAGAVVVRRHNGHVVRKCDAAGFRTSKSEDHLQQIQREGIAAVIPIDIDEDVNSSLNTLLDTRQDSEDSQSMATVIANNSPLASNNNEGEQNDNRSSSSSSSDNNNCSSSNTSEPATSTATITTATATSTRTMNCSSKLNYILCKKASDRDRIVWTYNAPLQPHQLAALQRQQQQQEQQFQQQQQQLQQQHQQQLQQQQQQQQQQQQQQQLYGQQSHSNSHSSSISSSPQHSAVGSPASPTSVSSSVMSSSGSKGALGLGSSSNGPMAAVQQQQQQREQGGQVAHPPSGIPGLLSCPGGGPGNNGGGGGICGGGGGGNNDQSVSEAISNISSPDYQDDDNLLSSRDILGGMVLSDPSDSDSTILVSDAAAQQRQQLKQQLRAQQQQQRERDRERERDRDRDREQSEHKVVIQVRGLDSNSSGGGNGRSEEDVVTLTEEPLGTMAIGMRDASPPVSDDGSDVESLHSYHYSPKAVDMPSAIRLAKRLYSLDGFKKSDVSRHLSKNNDFSRAVADEYLKHFTFEKKSLDQALREFLQQFSLSGETQERERVLVHFSKRFLDCNPGTFNSQDAVHTLTCAIMLLNTDLHGQNMNRKMSCAEFVDNLADLNDGENFPKDVLKSLYQAIKTKPLEWALDEEAGDLQQQRANNSALGNVGQNPFLDPPELATAVEYKKGYVMRKCCYDSSYKKTPFGKRSWKMFYCTLRDLVLYLHKDEHGFRKSQMSDNLHNAIRIHHALATKANDYTKKQHVFRLQTADQAEYLFQTSDSKELQSWVETINYVCAAISAPPLEGGVGSQKRFQRPLLPSKQSKLLLKEQLDSHEVQLAQLDQELNEHKKGPIPSKGLALQNYKEKESYLQYELRRYRTYVSILSAKMLADQQQLELQALQPTPAAHEEEADTFPVGTTACPPTTPQSINQKDLQKEQQQQQPTNRWFDVFCCCSPLWRHLIHSKSH; via the exons GTTGAGGCCGGGGATGTCATCCTCAAAGTCAACGGAACGGATGTCCATCGCTACACAACGAAGGAAG TTCTCAAATGCCTGCGCCTGTCGGAACAGCTGGTGACCTTGGAGCTGAAGCGAG ATCCCAAGCTCAAGGCGCGGATCAAAGAGCAGCTGGCCAACACGCAGAGTCCGCACTATGTGGACATTGAGTCGCCAAACATTTACGACTATCACAGCAACAGCACCAACTCCTCGCCGAATCACCGGGCCAACGCCGGCGGAAAGGGGGCGGCGACGACCACGCCCTCTCAGAGCGGACTGCGCTACAAGTCGCCCACGCACTTGCCTTCGCTGCGGCAGAATTCATCGCCCCTGCTGGCGAGTGGATCAACCACAACCACAACCACCGCCACCCATACGCACACCCACAGTCGCAACTCCTCGGCCAGCTCCACCAAGATCAAGGTGGTGGAGACGAGCATCACCACCTCGACCACGGGCATAGTGGGACTTGCGTCACCCACCGGCagtgctggtggtggtgtttGTGGTGGGGAGGCCACCTCGCCCACCTTTCGTCCCTCTCGCATTCCACAAGCGCTGACCAAATGTGCCGTACCCAAACCCGTGCCCGTTCTCCATTCGCCCCAGAATAAACGGCCACGCCCCTCGCAGATTCCGACAAAAGCGGCGAACGGCAACGGGAACGGCCATACCGCCCAGCTGCCACCCCAATCGCTGCAGCACTCGAACAGCTACAGCGGCAGTCCGGTGACCAGGCAGCGGTTCACGGATAGGGAGCAGGAACGGGAGCCGGAACCGAACTCGGCGCCACCGCAGCCGGCGAAGGCGCCACGCTTTGAGGCTTATATGATGACCGGTGACCTGATCCTCAATCTGTCCCGGACACCGCAAACCAGCAATCCTTTGCCCGCCCAGGCCAAGAAG GTGGACAGCCTCCGGGATTCGCCCAGTCGCCTGGTTAACGCGCGTATCAATGGTGCATTAGCACCACGTGCCTCTGGTGAATCCTCGCCCACTTCCTCCTCCTCGGTAGACTCGCCCACCAACACCAGCTCGGATTCGGTGAAGCGCGAGGCGAAGTTGCTgcggaaacaacaacaacaacagcagcagcagcaacaacaacaacaacctcaccaacagcaacagcaacggGACAGCATCAACAACAGCTACAACCGCAAGGATTCGCTGACCAACGACACGCTGCTAATGTGCGAGGAGCTGGAGCCCGACGAGGAGGGCGAGTACGTCCTGGAGGAGGACAACAAACAGCAGCGACAACGCCAACAGCAGCATCGATACCGCCAGCAGCAAAACCAGCAACGCTACGAATACTACCAAAACGATGACGAGctggaggagcaggaggaggtGGAGGAACGTGAGGAGGATCAAACGCACTACGACATCACCAACATCGACACCTACCAGAGCGGAATGGGCCGTGGTGACGAGGATGACAGCGATCGGCAGTGTCTGGtggacgacgacgacgatgacGATGCCTACGACGAGGAGGAGAACGATGCCGGCGACGAGGATTACTCGACTAACTCGCTGGGCTCTGGTTCGGCCAAGCAGAGATTGCGGGCGCTTAAGCAACGGACCGCCACCCGCCAGCAGCAACGAAATCGGGATGCCGTCGACTGCGCCGGACGCTCCGGATCGGGATCTTCGTCCACCACGGTCAAGAGCGAGGCGGGCGGCCTGGGCCTGGACGAAACCTCCTTCTCAGTGCCAACCTCACCAATCTCGCTGTCGACGCCACTGATCGACAAGGAGACGGCCAACTCCGTGCCCACCAGCCCGGAGCCCAGTTCGCTAGTCCCGGAGTCGAGCAGTGGCGCTGGCGCCGGAGCAGTCGTGGTGCGCCGGCACAACGGGCATGTGGTGCGGAAGTGCGATGCCGCCGGTTTCCGCACCAGCAAGTCCGAGGACCATCTGCAGCAGATCCAGCGCGAGGGCATTGCCGCCGTGATACCCATCGACATTGATGAGGATGTGAATAGCTCGCTGAACACGCTGCTGGACACGCGTCAGGACTCCGAGGACTCGCAG TCGATGGCCACTGTAATTGCAAACAACTCGCCACTGGCCTCGAACAACAACGAGGGCGAGCAGAACGAcaaccgcagcagcagcagcagctccagcGACAACAATaattgcagcagcagcaacaccagcgaACCAGCAACATCAACTGCAACAATCAcgactgcaactgcaacatcAACGAGAACGATGAATTGCAGCAGCAAATTAAACTATATTTTATGCAAAAAG GCTTCGGATCGCGATCGGATCGTGTGGACCTATAATGCCCCACTGCAGCCGCACCAATTGGCGGCCCTCCAgagacagcagcaacagcaagaGCAGCAATtccaacagcaacagcagcaactccagcagcaacatcagcagcaactccagcagcaacaacagcagcagcaacaacaacagcaacagcagcaactcTACGGTCAGCAATCGCATTCAAATTCACATTCAAGTTCCATTAGTTCGTCGCCCCAGCACTCGGCTGTGGGCAGTCCGGCCTCGCCCACGTCGGTTTCCTCGTCGGTGATGTCCTCGTCGGGCTCCAAGGGCGCCCTGGGCCtgggcagcagcagcaacggTCCCATGGCCGCCgtgcagcaacaacagcagcagcgggAGCAGGGCGGCCAGGTCGCGCATCCGCCCAGCGGGATTCCCGGCCTGCTGAGCTGCCCAGGCGGCGGGCCCGGAAAcaatggtggtggtggaggcATTTGTGGTGGCGGTGGTGGTGGCAACAACGATCAGAGCGTCTCAGAAGCCATTTCGAATATATCTAGTCCCGACTACCAAGACGACGATAACTTATTAAGCTCTCGCGATATTCTAGGCGGCATGGTACTTAGCGATCCCAGTGACTCGGACTCAACCATTCTCGTCTCGGACGCGGCCGCCCAGCAGCGCCAGCAGCTCAAGCAGCAGTTGCGcgcccagcagcaacagcagagGGAGAGGGACAGGGAGCGGGAGAGGGATCGGGATCGGGACCGGGAACAGTCCGAGCACAAGGTGGTCATTCAAGTGCGGGGACTggacagcaacagcagcggcggcggcaacGGCCGCTCCGAAGAGGATGTGGTCACGCTGACGGAAGAGCCGCTGGGCACGATGGCCATTGGTATGCGGGACGCCTCGCCGCCCGTCTCCGACGATGGCAGCGATGTGGAGTCACTCCACTCATACCACTACTCGCCCAAGGCCGTGGACATGCCCTCGGCCATTCGCCTGGCCAAAAGACTGTACTCACTCGACGGTTTCAAGAAGAGTGATGTGTCGCGACACCTCAGCAAAAA CAATGACTTTAGTCGAGCGGTGGCCGATGAGTATCTGAAGCATTTCACCTTCGAGAAGAAGTCACTGGACCAAGCGCTGCGTGAGTTCCTGCAGCAGTTCTCACTGTCCGGCGAAACGCAGGAAAGGGAGCGGGTGCTGGTGCACTTTTCCAAGCGCTTCCTCGACTGCAATCCTGGCACCTTCAATTCGCAGGACGCCGTGCACACGCTGACCTGTGCCATAATGCTGCTGAATACGGACCTGCACGGCCAGAACATGAATCGCAAGATGAGCTGTGCGGAATTCGTCGACAACCTGGCGGATCtcaacgatggagagaacttTCCCAAGGATGTGCTCAAGTCGCTTTACCAGGCCATTAAGACCAAGCCGCTGGAGTGGGCACT AGATGAAGAGGCGGGCGATCTGCAGCAGCAAAGAGCTAACAACAGTGCCCTAGGGAATGTGGGTCAGAATCCCTTCCTCGATCCCCCCGAACTGGCAACAGCTGTGGAGTACAAAAAAGGCTATGTGATGCGTAAATGCTGCTACGACAGCAGCTATAAGAAAA CTCCCTTTGGCAAGCGCTCCTGGAAGATGTTTTACTGCACTCTGCGTGATCTTGTGCTGTATTTGCATAAGGATGAGCACGGTTTTCGCAAAAGTCAA ATGTCCGACAATCTGCACAATGCAATACGCATACATCACGCACTGGCCACCAAGGCCAACGACTACACAAAGAAGCAACATGTGTTCCGTCTGCAGACGGCCGACCAGGCCGAGTATCTGTTCCAGACCAGCGACTCCAAGGAGCTGCAGTCGTGGGTTGAGACGATCAATTATGTGTGCGCCGCTATTTCAGCGCCACCGCTCGAGGGCGGCGTGGGCAGTCAGAAGCGGTTCCAGCGTCCGCTCCTGCCCAGCAAACAGTCCAAGCTGCTGCTG AAGGAGCAGTTGGATTCGCACGAGGTGCAGCTGGCCCAGTTGGATCAAGAGCTGAACGAGCACAAGAAGGGTCCGATTCCCAGCAAGGGCTTGGCTCTGCAGAACTACAAGGAGAAGGAGAGCTACCTGCAGTACGAA CTGAGACGCTACCGCACCTATGTGAGCATCCTGAGCGCCAAGATGCTGGCTGACCAGCAGCAGCTGGAGTTGCAAGCACTGCAGCCGACTCCGGCGGCGCACGAGGAAGAGGCCGACACATTCCCAGTGGGCACCACCGCCTGCCCGCCAACCACGCCGCAAAGTATTAACCAGAAGGATCTGCagaaggagcagcagcagcaacagccaaCGAACAG ATGGTTCGATGTCTTCTGCTGCTGTAGCCCACTCTGGCGGCACTTGATCCATTCGAAAAGCCATTAA
- the Efa6 gene encoding PH and SEC7 domain-containing protein isoform X2 yields the protein MSEELKVVLRRSEQHSGFGFSLLGTTGPPHVIYDIVENSPAADCGAVEAGDVILKVNGTDVHRYTTKEVLKCLRLSEQLVTLELKRDPKLKARIKEQLANTQSPHYVDIESPNIYDYHSNSTNSSPNHRANAGGKGAATTTPSQSGLRYKSPTHLPSLRQNSSPLLASGSTTTTTTATHTHTHSRNSSASSTKIKVVETSITTSTTGIVGLASPTGSAGGGVCGGEATSPTFRPSRIPQALTKCAVPKPVPVLHSPQNKRPRPSQIPTKAANGNGNGHTAQLPPQSLQHSNSYSGSPVTRQRFTDREQEREPEPNSAPPQPAKAPRFEAYMMTGDLILNLSRTPQTSNPLPAQAKKVDSLRDSPSRLVNARINGALAPRASGESSPTSSSSVDSPTNTSSDSVKREAKLLRKQQQQQQQQQQQQQPHQQQQQRDSINNSYNRKDSLTNDTLLMCEELEPDEEGEYVLEEDNKQQRQRQQQHRYRQQQNQQRYEYYQNDDELEEQEEVEEREEDQTHYDITNIDTYQSGMGRGDEDDSDRQCLVDDDDDDDAYDEEENDAGDEDYSTNSLGSGSAKQRLRALKQRTATRQQQRNRDAVDCAGRSGSGSSSTTVKSEAGGLGLDETSFSVPTSPISLSTPLIDKETANSVPTSPEPSSLVPESSSGAGAGAVVVRRHNGHVVRKCDAAGFRTSKSEDHLQQIQREGIAAVIPIDIDEDVNSSLNTLLDTRQDSEDSQSMATVIANNSPLASNNNEGEQNDNRSSSSSSSDNNNCSSSNTSEPATSTATITTATATSTRTMNCSSKLNYILCKKASDRDRIVWTYNAPLQPHQLAALQRQQQQQEQQFQQQQQQLQQQHQQQLQQQQQQQQQQQQQQQLYGQQSHSNSHSSSISSSPQHSAVGSPASPTSVSSSVMSSSGSKGALGLGSSSNGPMAAVQQQQQQREQGGQVAHPPSGIPGLLSCPGGGPGNNGGGGGICGGGGGGNNDQSVSEAISNISSPDYQDDDNLLSSRDILGGMVLSDPSDSDSTILVSDAAAQQRQQLKQQLRAQQQQQRERDRERERDRDRDREQSEHKVVIQVRGLDSNSSGGGNGRSEEDVVTLTEEPLGTMAIGMRDASPPVSDDGSDVESLHSYHYSPKAVDMPSAIRLAKRLYSLDGFKKSDVSRHLSKNNDFSRAVADEYLKHFTFEKKSLDQALREFLQQFSLSGETQERERVLVHFSKRFLDCNPGTFNSQDAVHTLTCAIMLLNTDLHGQNMNRKMSCAEFVDNLADLNDGENFPKDVLKSLYQAIKTKPLEWALDEEAGDLQQQRANNSALGNVGQNPFLDPPELATAVEYKKGYVMRKCCYDSSYKKTPFGKRSWKMFYCTLRDLVLYLHKDEHGFRKSQMSDNLHNAIRIHHALATKANDYTKKQHVFRLQTADQAEYLFQTSDSKELQSWVETINYVCAAISAPPLEGGVGSQKRFQRPLLPSKQSKLLLKEQLDSHEVQLAQLDQELNEHKKGPIPSKGLALQNYKEKESYLQYELRRYRTYVSILSAKMLADQQQLELQALQPTPAAHEEEADTFPVGTTACPPTTPQSINQKDLQKEQQQQQPTNRKEKKKK from the exons GTTGAGGCCGGGGATGTCATCCTCAAAGTCAACGGAACGGATGTCCATCGCTACACAACGAAGGAAG TTCTCAAATGCCTGCGCCTGTCGGAACAGCTGGTGACCTTGGAGCTGAAGCGAG ATCCCAAGCTCAAGGCGCGGATCAAAGAGCAGCTGGCCAACACGCAGAGTCCGCACTATGTGGACATTGAGTCGCCAAACATTTACGACTATCACAGCAACAGCACCAACTCCTCGCCGAATCACCGGGCCAACGCCGGCGGAAAGGGGGCGGCGACGACCACGCCCTCTCAGAGCGGACTGCGCTACAAGTCGCCCACGCACTTGCCTTCGCTGCGGCAGAATTCATCGCCCCTGCTGGCGAGTGGATCAACCACAACCACAACCACCGCCACCCATACGCACACCCACAGTCGCAACTCCTCGGCCAGCTCCACCAAGATCAAGGTGGTGGAGACGAGCATCACCACCTCGACCACGGGCATAGTGGGACTTGCGTCACCCACCGGCagtgctggtggtggtgtttGTGGTGGGGAGGCCACCTCGCCCACCTTTCGTCCCTCTCGCATTCCACAAGCGCTGACCAAATGTGCCGTACCCAAACCCGTGCCCGTTCTCCATTCGCCCCAGAATAAACGGCCACGCCCCTCGCAGATTCCGACAAAAGCGGCGAACGGCAACGGGAACGGCCATACCGCCCAGCTGCCACCCCAATCGCTGCAGCACTCGAACAGCTACAGCGGCAGTCCGGTGACCAGGCAGCGGTTCACGGATAGGGAGCAGGAACGGGAGCCGGAACCGAACTCGGCGCCACCGCAGCCGGCGAAGGCGCCACGCTTTGAGGCTTATATGATGACCGGTGACCTGATCCTCAATCTGTCCCGGACACCGCAAACCAGCAATCCTTTGCCCGCCCAGGCCAAGAAG GTGGACAGCCTCCGGGATTCGCCCAGTCGCCTGGTTAACGCGCGTATCAATGGTGCATTAGCACCACGTGCCTCTGGTGAATCCTCGCCCACTTCCTCCTCCTCGGTAGACTCGCCCACCAACACCAGCTCGGATTCGGTGAAGCGCGAGGCGAAGTTGCTgcggaaacaacaacaacaacagcagcagcagcaacaacaacaacaacctcaccaacagcaacagcaacggGACAGCATCAACAACAGCTACAACCGCAAGGATTCGCTGACCAACGACACGCTGCTAATGTGCGAGGAGCTGGAGCCCGACGAGGAGGGCGAGTACGTCCTGGAGGAGGACAACAAACAGCAGCGACAACGCCAACAGCAGCATCGATACCGCCAGCAGCAAAACCAGCAACGCTACGAATACTACCAAAACGATGACGAGctggaggagcaggaggaggtGGAGGAACGTGAGGAGGATCAAACGCACTACGACATCACCAACATCGACACCTACCAGAGCGGAATGGGCCGTGGTGACGAGGATGACAGCGATCGGCAGTGTCTGGtggacgacgacgacgatgacGATGCCTACGACGAGGAGGAGAACGATGCCGGCGACGAGGATTACTCGACTAACTCGCTGGGCTCTGGTTCGGCCAAGCAGAGATTGCGGGCGCTTAAGCAACGGACCGCCACCCGCCAGCAGCAACGAAATCGGGATGCCGTCGACTGCGCCGGACGCTCCGGATCGGGATCTTCGTCCACCACGGTCAAGAGCGAGGCGGGCGGCCTGGGCCTGGACGAAACCTCCTTCTCAGTGCCAACCTCACCAATCTCGCTGTCGACGCCACTGATCGACAAGGAGACGGCCAACTCCGTGCCCACCAGCCCGGAGCCCAGTTCGCTAGTCCCGGAGTCGAGCAGTGGCGCTGGCGCCGGAGCAGTCGTGGTGCGCCGGCACAACGGGCATGTGGTGCGGAAGTGCGATGCCGCCGGTTTCCGCACCAGCAAGTCCGAGGACCATCTGCAGCAGATCCAGCGCGAGGGCATTGCCGCCGTGATACCCATCGACATTGATGAGGATGTGAATAGCTCGCTGAACACGCTGCTGGACACGCGTCAGGACTCCGAGGACTCGCAG TCGATGGCCACTGTAATTGCAAACAACTCGCCACTGGCCTCGAACAACAACGAGGGCGAGCAGAACGAcaaccgcagcagcagcagcagctccagcGACAACAATaattgcagcagcagcaacaccagcgaACCAGCAACATCAACTGCAACAATCAcgactgcaactgcaacatcAACGAGAACGATGAATTGCAGCAGCAAATTAAACTATATTTTATGCAAAAAG GCTTCGGATCGCGATCGGATCGTGTGGACCTATAATGCCCCACTGCAGCCGCACCAATTGGCGGCCCTCCAgagacagcagcaacagcaagaGCAGCAATtccaacagcaacagcagcaactccagcagcaacatcagcagcaactccagcagcaacaacagcagcagcaacaacaacagcaacagcagcaactcTACGGTCAGCAATCGCATTCAAATTCACATTCAAGTTCCATTAGTTCGTCGCCCCAGCACTCGGCTGTGGGCAGTCCGGCCTCGCCCACGTCGGTTTCCTCGTCGGTGATGTCCTCGTCGGGCTCCAAGGGCGCCCTGGGCCtgggcagcagcagcaacggTCCCATGGCCGCCgtgcagcaacaacagcagcagcgggAGCAGGGCGGCCAGGTCGCGCATCCGCCCAGCGGGATTCCCGGCCTGCTGAGCTGCCCAGGCGGCGGGCCCGGAAAcaatggtggtggtggaggcATTTGTGGTGGCGGTGGTGGTGGCAACAACGATCAGAGCGTCTCAGAAGCCATTTCGAATATATCTAGTCCCGACTACCAAGACGACGATAACTTATTAAGCTCTCGCGATATTCTAGGCGGCATGGTACTTAGCGATCCCAGTGACTCGGACTCAACCATTCTCGTCTCGGACGCGGCCGCCCAGCAGCGCCAGCAGCTCAAGCAGCAGTTGCGcgcccagcagcaacagcagagGGAGAGGGACAGGGAGCGGGAGAGGGATCGGGATCGGGACCGGGAACAGTCCGAGCACAAGGTGGTCATTCAAGTGCGGGGACTggacagcaacagcagcggcggcggcaacGGCCGCTCCGAAGAGGATGTGGTCACGCTGACGGAAGAGCCGCTGGGCACGATGGCCATTGGTATGCGGGACGCCTCGCCGCCCGTCTCCGACGATGGCAGCGATGTGGAGTCACTCCACTCATACCACTACTCGCCCAAGGCCGTGGACATGCCCTCGGCCATTCGCCTGGCCAAAAGACTGTACTCACTCGACGGTTTCAAGAAGAGTGATGTGTCGCGACACCTCAGCAAAAA CAATGACTTTAGTCGAGCGGTGGCCGATGAGTATCTGAAGCATTTCACCTTCGAGAAGAAGTCACTGGACCAAGCGCTGCGTGAGTTCCTGCAGCAGTTCTCACTGTCCGGCGAAACGCAGGAAAGGGAGCGGGTGCTGGTGCACTTTTCCAAGCGCTTCCTCGACTGCAATCCTGGCACCTTCAATTCGCAGGACGCCGTGCACACGCTGACCTGTGCCATAATGCTGCTGAATACGGACCTGCACGGCCAGAACATGAATCGCAAGATGAGCTGTGCGGAATTCGTCGACAACCTGGCGGATCtcaacgatggagagaacttTCCCAAGGATGTGCTCAAGTCGCTTTACCAGGCCATTAAGACCAAGCCGCTGGAGTGGGCACT AGATGAAGAGGCGGGCGATCTGCAGCAGCAAAGAGCTAACAACAGTGCCCTAGGGAATGTGGGTCAGAATCCCTTCCTCGATCCCCCCGAACTGGCAACAGCTGTGGAGTACAAAAAAGGCTATGTGATGCGTAAATGCTGCTACGACAGCAGCTATAAGAAAA CTCCCTTTGGCAAGCGCTCCTGGAAGATGTTTTACTGCACTCTGCGTGATCTTGTGCTGTATTTGCATAAGGATGAGCACGGTTTTCGCAAAAGTCAA ATGTCCGACAATCTGCACAATGCAATACGCATACATCACGCACTGGCCACCAAGGCCAACGACTACACAAAGAAGCAACATGTGTTCCGTCTGCAGACGGCCGACCAGGCCGAGTATCTGTTCCAGACCAGCGACTCCAAGGAGCTGCAGTCGTGGGTTGAGACGATCAATTATGTGTGCGCCGCTATTTCAGCGCCACCGCTCGAGGGCGGCGTGGGCAGTCAGAAGCGGTTCCAGCGTCCGCTCCTGCCCAGCAAACAGTCCAAGCTGCTGCTG AAGGAGCAGTTGGATTCGCACGAGGTGCAGCTGGCCCAGTTGGATCAAGAGCTGAACGAGCACAAGAAGGGTCCGATTCCCAGCAAGGGCTTGGCTCTGCAGAACTACAAGGAGAAGGAGAGCTACCTGCAGTACGAA CTGAGACGCTACCGCACCTATGTGAGCATCCTGAGCGCCAAGATGCTGGCTGACCAGCAGCAGCTGGAGTTGCAAGCACTGCAGCCGACTCCGGCGGCGCACGAGGAAGAGGCCGACACATTCCCAGTGGGCACCACCGCCTGCCCGCCAACCACGCCGCAAAGTATTAACCAGAAGGATCTGCagaaggagcagcagcagcaacagccaaCGAACAG AAAAGAGAagaaaaagaaataa